The nucleotide sequence AGGGAGCCTCTGAAAAAGCGCCTGACGGAGCTCTGGAACTACCCGCGCTACGGCGCGCCCTTCAAGAAAGGCGGCCGCTACTTCTTCTTCAAGAACGACGGCCTGCAGAATCAGTCGGTGTTGTACAAGCAGGCGTCGCTCGAAGCCGAGCCGGAGGTTCTACTCGACCCGAACCGGCTGTCGGACGAGGGCACCGTGGCCCTGTCGATGCTGGCGCTCAGTGAAGATGGGAGGTGGCTCGCCTACGGCGTCGCCACGGCGGGCTCGGATTGGCAGGAGTTCCGCGTGCGCGCCGTGGACTCGGGGCAGGACGAGCCCGACCACCTGCGCTTCATCAAGTTCTCCGGGGCTTCCTGGACCCACGACGGCCGGGGGTTCTTCTATAGCCGTTTCCCCGAACCCAAGGAGAACGAATCGCAGGGAGGCGTCAATCGTAATCAAAAGGTCTACTATCATCGATTGGGTACGGATCAGTCCGAGGATCGGCTTGTTTACGAGCGGCCCGACCAGCCCGAGTGGGGTTTCAACGTGACGGTATCCGACGCCGGGAACTACGCCATCTTCAACGTATCGCATGGAACCGACGAGCGTAACCGCGTCTATACGATGGATCTCGGCGACCCACGGGAGCCGAAGCTCGACGCCCAGGTCGTTCGCTTGCTCGATGATTTCGATGCCAGCTACGAGTTCCTGGGAAACGATGGAAGCGTGCTCTATTTTTGCACCAACCTCGATGCGCCGCGGTACCGTGTCGTGGCCATCGATACGACGAAGCCCGATCGAGCACACTGGGAAGAGCTCATCGTCGAATCGGAGGATCTCCTGGAGAACGTCGAGATCATCAACAACCGGTTCGTGGCACTCTACCTGCACGATGCCGCGAGTCGGATGGCCATACACGAGATGGATGGTCGCTTTGCCAAAGCCATCGAGCTTCCGACGCTCGGCTCCGTCAGCTCGGTGACCGGTGAGCGTGAAGACGAGGAGATGTTCTACGCCTTCGAGTCGTTCCTGTATCCCGACACCATTTATCGTTACGATTTCCAGACCGGGGAGACGAGCGTGTTTCGCTCTCCGGAAATCGCGTTCGATGGGGGCGGGTTCGAGACCAAACAGGTCTTCTACCGCTCCAAGGACGGCACGCGCATTCCGATGTTCCTGACCTACAAGCGGGGGCTGGAATTGAACGG is from Vicinamibacteria bacterium and encodes:
- a CDS encoding prolyl oligopeptidase family serine peptidase, with translation MTFATHKFDYPKTRKVEQVDDYHGTKVEDPYRWLEDDHADETKAWVEAQNKITFAYLESLPQREPLKKRLTELWNYPRYGAPFKKGGRYFFFKNDGLQNQSVLYKQASLEAEPEVLLDPNRLSDEGTVALSMLALSEDGRWLAYGVATAGSDWQEFRVRAVDSGQDEPDHLRFIKFSGASWTHDGRGFFYSRFPEPKENESQGGVNRNQKVYYHRLGTDQSEDRLVYERPDQPEWGFNVTVSDAGNYAIFNVSHGTDERNRVYTMDLGDPREPKLDAQVVRLLDDFDASYEFLGNDGSVLYFCTNLDAPRYRVVAIDTTKPDRAHWEELIVESEDLLENVEIINNRFVALYLHDAASRMAIHEMDGRFAKAIELPTLGSVSSVTGEREDEEMFYAFESFLYPDTIYRYDFQTGETSVFRSPEIAFDGGGFETKQVFYRSKDGTRIPMFLTYKRGLELNGENPTYLYGYGGFNISLTPSFSISNLVWLEMGGVYAQANLRGGGEYGEDWHQGGTFDNKQNVFDDFIAAAEFLVDQEYTKPEKLAIGGGSNGGLLVGAVLNQRPALFGAALPAVGVMDMLRFQKFTIGWAWVSDYGSSENPDQFPALLAYSPYHNLRPSAYFPATLVTTADHDDRVVPGHSFKYAARLQEIHGDEPRPLLIRIQTQAGHGAGKPTSMVIEEQADRWAFVMENLGMKWPADR